CCCACGGGCAACGCCGATCTGGTGAGCAGTGGCGCGCTGCCGCAAGATCGCGCCGACGGCTGCGAGGACGAGTACACCAAGTTGAGCAGCTCGTGGGGTACCTTGCTCGGCCCGTATCTCAAGTGAGCGGCGGCAGTACCGGCGACGGGTGCGGGCCGGAGTTGAACCTGGCCAGCGAGCCGCCCGCTTCGACAATGCCGCACAGTGCGTTCCAGCACAGCATCGTCAGATAGTCGATCAACTCGTCGCTGCTCATCCGCGGGCTCGACATCCACGAGTGCGTGGCCAACTGAACCCCACCGACGATCAGATACGCCCAGGGCTCGACGCCGCCGGTGTCCATCCCGGCCCGCTGCATGCGCCTGCGCAACACCACCGCGAGCATCCTGGCGATGATTTGCTCCGAGTCGGCGATGACTTTGGTTTTGCTGGCGGAACTGTTTGCCATGACGAATTGGTAGGTCGCAGGCTCGGTCGCCACAGTGTCGACATACACCCGGATGATCTCGCGGGTGAGGTCGAAGCCGTCGAGGTTCGACGACAGGGCGCCGGCCAAGTTGGGGATGAGGGTGGTTTGCGCGAAGCGCATCATCACCGCGGTGGTGAGGTCGTTCTTGTCGACGAAATAGCGATACAGCACGGTCTTCGACACACCGATTTCCGCAGCTATCTCGTCCATGCTGACGTCGCGGCCGCGCTGGCGGACGGCCTCTAGGGCCCCGTCCACCAATTCGGTGCGGCGCTCGACCTTGTGCTGATGCCAGCGTCGCTTGCGACCGTCAGTCTTGGCCCGGCTGCCATCCAGGCCATGGCTCATATTTTGTGCCACTATCGCGGAGTCCGTTCCCCTCGTTCGCAACGATTCTACGGTTTATCCGAGGGCAGGGTCACATTAACTGGGTCGCGGGATAGCGGATGATGTAGGGGTGGCAGCCAAACACCGCCTCCCGGCGTTGCCGACGGAGGCAGTCCGCACAGGTACCTCCCTTGCGGAATCGTTCGCCGGAGCCGACCCGGAGGCGGATGCGCAACGAGCGCGTGCACTGCGCCGGATGAAGGCTGTGGCGCTGAGCTTCCTGATCGGTGCCACGGTGATCTTCCTGGCCTGCCGCTGGGGGCAGTCGCTGGGTGGCCCGGCCTGGATCGGGTACGTCGGTGCCGCCGCCGAGGCCGGGATGGTCGGCGCGCTGGCCGACTGGTTCGCCGTCACCGCGCTGTTCCGCCACCCGCTGGGGCTCAAGATCCCGCACACCGCGATCATCAAGCGCAAGAAGGATCAACTCGGCGAGGGCCTTGGCACCTTCGTGCGGGAGAACTTCCTGTCGCCGGCGGTGGTGGAGACCAAGCTGCGTGACGCCGAAGTCGCTGGGCGCCTTGGTAAGTGGCTATCGGAGCCGTCACACGCCGAGCGGGTGGCCACCGAGGCCGGCACCGTGTTGCGAGTCGTGGTGGAACTGCTCAACGACGACGACATCCAGCAGGTCATCGACCGCACCATCGTCCGGCGTCTCGCGGAACCGCAGTGGGGGCCGCCGGTGGGCCGGGTGTTGGGCCAACTGCTGGCGGAGAATCGCCAGGAAGCCCTGCTTCAGCTGCTGTGCGACCGCGCCTTCCAGTGGGCGCTCAACGCCGGCGACACGATCGAGCGCGTGGTCACCCGCGATTCACCCAGCTGGTCGCCGCGATTCGTCGACCAGCTGGTGGGGGAGCGGATCCACCGTGAGCTCATGGATTTCACCGACAAGGTGCGGCGTGACCCGAACCACGAACTGCGGCAATCGGCCAACCGGTTCCTGTTCGAGTTCGCCAGCGATCTGCAGAACGACGATGCGACGATCGCCCGCGCCGAGGCGGTCAAAGAGCAGCTGATGGAACGCGACGAGGTCACGCGTGCGGCCGAGACCGCGTGGAAGACGTTGAAACGCTTGGTACTTGAGGGTGTGGACGACCCGTCGAGCACACTGCGAACCCGCGTCACCGAGTCGGTGATGCGGATCGGGGAGTCGCTGCGCGACGATGCCGAGCTACGCGACAAGGTGGACAACTGGATCGTGCGCGGGGCGCAGCACCTGGTCGCCCAGTACGGGGCCGAGATCACCACGATCATCACCGACACCATCGAGCGCTGGGACGCTGACGAGGCGAGCCGTCGCATCGAATTGCATGTCGGACGCGACCTGCAATTCATCCGGATCAATGGCACCGTGGTCGGCTCGCTGGCTGGCTTGATCATCTACACAGTGGCGCAATTACTGTTCTGACCTGCGCTAGCATGAGTGCTTGCAAAAGCTAGCACCCCCGCGTAGGGTGGCGTTCGTACGTACCGGACACCCATCGCGACGGGAGGGAACCCATGGCGCAAGACGGCGATCTTCAGGCCGTGGTATCCAACGCCGCGCATGACATCGGTGGTTTCATCAGGGCGCAGCGTGAAGCCGCTCAGGTTTCGGTGCGGCAGTTGGCCGA
This is a stretch of genomic DNA from Mycobacterium sp. ELW1. It encodes these proteins:
- a CDS encoding TetR/AcrR family transcriptional regulator, with the protein product MSHGLDGSRAKTDGRKRRWHQHKVERRTELVDGALEAVRQRGRDVSMDEIAAEIGVSKTVLYRYFVDKNDLTTAVMMRFAQTTLIPNLAGALSSNLDGFDLTREIIRVYVDTVATEPATYQFVMANSSASKTKVIADSEQIIARMLAVVLRRRMQRAGMDTGGVEPWAYLIVGGVQLATHSWMSSPRMSSDELIDYLTMLCWNALCGIVEAGGSLARFNSGPHPSPVLPPLT
- a CDS encoding DUF445 domain-containing protein, coding for MAAKHRLPALPTEAVRTGTSLAESFAGADPEADAQRARALRRMKAVALSFLIGATVIFLACRWGQSLGGPAWIGYVGAAAEAGMVGALADWFAVTALFRHPLGLKIPHTAIIKRKKDQLGEGLGTFVRENFLSPAVVETKLRDAEVAGRLGKWLSEPSHAERVATEAGTVLRVVVELLNDDDIQQVIDRTIVRRLAEPQWGPPVGRVLGQLLAENRQEALLQLLCDRAFQWALNAGDTIERVVTRDSPSWSPRFVDQLVGERIHRELMDFTDKVRRDPNHELRQSANRFLFEFASDLQNDDATIARAEAVKEQLMERDEVTRAAETAWKTLKRLVLEGVDDPSSTLRTRVTESVMRIGESLRDDAELRDKVDNWIVRGAQHLVAQYGAEITTIITDTIERWDADEASRRIELHVGRDLQFIRINGTVVGSLAGLIIYTVAQLLF